CATCGTGCACTACCATCGCGCCACCGACTCGCCTGACGAGCTCGACCCGCGGCAGCCTGCAGCAGATGGGCGACGATGGTCGCCCCTCGCGCGGCACTCGGGGCCGCGGTCCCGTTCAAGCGATGGAAGCCGAGGAGGTCTCCCCACTTCACGTTCTTTGGCAGCGCGCTCGTCTCTTCTCGAGGGCCACGAGCATCCTTGGCGGCGGCGGCGCTGCTCCTCTCGGTGCTCGCGGCCGCCTTCGCTGTGAAGCGCCGCGACCTCCACGCGCGGCTATCGCCTGGGGCGGCGCATCGGCCCTCTTGGCGTTCGCGCTCGCCGTCGGTGCGGGAGCCTGCGCTTTTTCTAGCGGGCCGTGTCGCCTCCGACGCGCTGCTCGTGCGCGGCGGGGCCGGCCACGACGCCATCGCGCTCTCGACGCTCACGTGCTTCCGATCTTTCACCTGACGGCACGGCGCATTGGCGCCAGCGCGGCGACGCTCGGCTCGCTCGCTTCGCTCGCCTCGCGGGCTTCGCCGTGGCGCTCTCCGCGCCGATGGCGAGCGTGCCCCTTCTTGTCACCAACACCGCGTGCGCCTGGCGGCGCTCGTGACGGCTTGGTTCGTCGGGCGGGCCACGTTGTTTCGGCCGGCAGTGTTCTACGTCGCCATCGCCGTGGCCCTCACGGTCTGGCTCCCGACGCTCTACGCGCTCACGGTGGCCGCGGCCGCCAACGCAGGTCTCGTGGCCGCCGCGTTTGCAGCCCGTTGAACTCTCGTCGTGGCGCCGCTCGCAGCGGCTGGGAAGCGGCGCCGCTTGCTCGCGACCTTGGGCGGGGCTCTTGGTCGTGGCGGGGCTCCCGTTCGGGCGACTCGCGTGGCCCCTTGGCGACGCCGTCGCCACGGAACGGCTGTCGCGTACGGCGTCGACGCCGACAAGAAGCAGGGCTTCTTCTTCGGCACGTCGCCGCACCCCTGGATGGCGCTGGCGCTGCGGCCCGGAAGACGCCACCAAACGAGCCCTCCCAGAGCTCACGCTGAGCGAGGCGACGTGGTGGTCGCCCTCTGAGGCCTCGGGCCTCGAGGGCGCAACGGTGACGTCCCACGAGCGCCGGAAGACGGCTGACGGCTTTGAGCTCCGCGCGATCCTCGCCCCTCGAAGGACGCGCGCCTCATCGCCACCGCCGATGAACAGCAGTCGATGACGCGCTTTCGGTGGCGGGAAAGCCCGGTCGCACCTCATCCGTTTCTCCGCCGAAAGGACCAGGAGCTTCGTCGGCGATTGCGCCTCGGGGGCTCACCGTCAGGCTTCTTCTTCCAGTTCTGCGCGCCCGGTGGCGAGCCGCTCGAAGTGGTCTTTCACACGCGAAGCGACGCGGAGGTCCCGCTCCGGCTGCTCGAGGTGCGCGACGGCCTCCCCACGGTGGTGCTGAAGCCCCGCCCTGCCGGGCAAATCGCCCGCGACGATAGCGATCGGACCGTCGTGGGGCGCACCGTGCGTTGGTGAGCCCGTGTGTTGGTAAGGCAGTGCGTTCTCCGTGATCCGTTCTGCGGAACCAGTCACCAGCTCACCTGGATCGCCTCGCCACCGCCCAGGCGACAATGTGCGCAGAACGCGCGGAATCTCGCGCGAGCGCTGGCCCACGCTAGCGCTTCGCCCGGGGCATGAGAATCTCCTTATCGCCCTGGCAGCCACGAGCCTCCCCGATCACCGTCGCCTGCTCCTCCTCCGGCTCGCGGCCGATGAAGAGGAAGTGGTCGCCGACGAGGTGTGCCCTCACCGTTTCGGACATCGCCGCGCGCGGAGAGTCGCAGATGCGCTTTCCCATTGCCGGCCGTCCCGACGAGCTTTGCATCATTCCGAAAAAGCCCGGCGGTGCGTAT
Above is a window of Myxococcales bacterium DNA encoding:
- a CDS encoding M28 family peptidase, with the protein product MPNDTDATIFKKAGVPTMSFAFAGIVHYHRATDSPDELDPRQPAADGRRWSPLARHSGPRSRSSDGSRGGLPTSRSLAARSSLLEGHEHPWRRRRCSSRCSRPPSL